The Paenibacillus sp. MBLB1832 genome has a window encoding:
- a CDS encoding cache domain-containing sensor histidine kinase gives MIKYKVFQKLLFMFGALFVPTAILFYYANHTSKELVTHTLVNSSSRQMEYTLDQIEQTLRHLEKQALVLTNDSSVRSYANYSNSDDLLDHLFIRNIIEEKLDIQAQADPLIGDLTVYWPQLEERISAAGAGKSMASKEELMMKPKNRWYAEFINDQVFFHLLLSNSPFMEKDLTNATVMVEVTISNRYIASVLEGLNKTGNGTSFFYFRNGNITSTEAIDSNVRAHLMQTPLLRNDISTDVTNHASVKIDGTEYLIQIMRSPTLDCSLVSYIRSDAFLLPLHKVNVLINVSLLFLVVFGIGFSYMFYKHFRTPFAYLVRKIEKLGEGDYTIRATLKTRTEFDYLFDRFNEMAARTQSLIENVYEEKVRTREAEYKHLQSQINPHFLYNCLFFIVSMANKSPEAVISMAKNLAAFYRYITRRAGEQTTLEDEIRLMQSYLEVQALRNRRLSYTIAIPEEILRLSMPTLLLQPIVENAIVHGIEQKQKSGKVSITGAVLADRYQLCIDDDGAGLSNEEIILLTERIQSSYQPSEEMGCGLRNVNHRLIHRFGPRSGLLFERNEWQGLRVRFQIPFSHLS, from the coding sequence TTGATTAAATATAAAGTGTTCCAGAAGCTGTTATTCATGTTCGGAGCCTTATTCGTCCCGACCGCAATCCTATTTTACTATGCCAACCATACCAGCAAGGAGCTTGTCACCCATACGTTGGTCAACTCCTCATCCCGCCAAATGGAATACACGTTGGACCAAATCGAGCAAACGCTTCGCCATCTGGAAAAGCAGGCCCTTGTTCTGACCAACGATTCTTCGGTCCGCTCCTATGCCAATTATTCGAACTCCGACGATCTGTTGGATCATCTCTTCATTCGCAATATCATTGAGGAGAAGCTCGATATTCAGGCTCAAGCGGACCCCCTGATCGGAGACCTTACGGTCTATTGGCCTCAGCTTGAAGAACGCATCTCTGCAGCGGGTGCTGGCAAGAGCATGGCCAGCAAGGAAGAGTTGATGATGAAGCCGAAGAACCGTTGGTACGCAGAGTTTATAAACGACCAAGTATTTTTTCATTTGCTTCTTAGCAACAGCCCGTTCATGGAAAAGGACCTTACCAACGCCACCGTCATGGTGGAAGTCACCATCTCTAATCGATACATTGCTTCCGTGTTGGAAGGGTTAAACAAGACGGGGAACGGTACCTCCTTTTTTTATTTTCGGAATGGAAACATCACAAGCACCGAAGCGATCGACTCGAACGTAAGGGCCCATCTTATGCAAACCCCTCTGCTCCGTAACGACATTTCCACAGACGTGACAAACCACGCTTCAGTGAAGATCGACGGAACGGAGTACTTGATCCAAATCATGCGGAGTCCCACGCTGGACTGCAGCTTGGTCAGCTATATCCGATCCGACGCGTTTCTTCTTCCGCTTCATAAGGTGAACGTCTTGATTAACGTAAGCTTACTGTTCCTAGTTGTCTTCGGTATCGGCTTTTCGTATATGTTTTACAAGCACTTCCGCACCCCCTTCGCGTATCTTGTCCGCAAAATCGAGAAGCTGGGCGAAGGGGACTACACCATTCGCGCAACTCTTAAGACTAGGACGGAATTTGACTATTTGTTCGATCGGTTCAATGAGATGGCTGCACGCACTCAGTCCTTAATTGAGAATGTGTACGAAGAAAAAGTGCGTACACGGGAAGCCGAATATAAACACCTCCAATCCCAAATCAACCCGCATTTTCTATACAATTGTCTGTTCTTTATCGTGAGTATGGCTAACAAGTCTCCGGAAGCCGTCATCTCCATGGCGAAGAATTTGGCCGCCTTCTATCGCTACATTACCCGCAGAGCGGGGGAGCAAACAACCTTGGAGGACGAAATTCGATTAATGCAGAGCTACCTGGAGGTCCAGGCTCTGCGGAACAGAAGACTGTCTTATACAATCGCTATACCTGAAGAGATCCTGCGTCTCTCTATGCCGACCCTTCTGCTCCAACCGATCGTTGAGAACGCCATTGTACACGGGATCGAGCAAAAGCAAAAATCCGGCAAGGTCAGCATAACGGGAGCCGTTCTCGCGGATCGATACCAACTGTGTATTGACGACGACGGAGCAGGCTTGTCCAATGAAGAAATCATCCTTCTGACGGAACGCATTCAAAGCTCTTACCAGCCATCCGAAGAGATGGGATGCGGTCTTCGCAATGTGAACCACCGGTTGATCCATCGCTTCGGTCCCCGCTCTGGCTTATTATTCGAACGCAATGAATGGCAGGGTCTCCGGGTGCGGTTTCAAATTCCTTTTTCCCATCTTTCCTAA
- a CDS encoding response regulator → MNVLIVDDEEYVLDFLESDIPWGSLGVKQVFRAQSADEALQHISLYPIPIVISDIRMPERDGIELITEILERDSAVKVILLSGHSDFEYAKQALKLGASDYLLKPATVEEITDCLSKVIEQFQEEKQQKENLIVAREVLQLGASRMREHVLLDLLLGKKLTQKEQRRHLNALNIKVEENDLCFLALLRIETGLEEMAREDYELFSYALLNMTEEIINERVGQDPSLWSCKDPHRFIVALLPVQTSQDYEAFVRKWERLQREVRHFFKQNRTVSIFLTSIFPFGQGIHQRYTEAVNDFWLSIGTQRDVLHTADQSQEKRAEKSLKPLSRLHLSPTIQQLMDTANWNEIPERLDFILDELILPDFHTQHHLLEVAYYLFGCFSYIAHKQGDSFADMVSVPVLENGSLMFQSPENIKEWGMPLIDQFQRSLRDVTINQNHIVKQIQDFVEQHLHDDVSLNRLGGHVYLHPVYLSRLYKKKTGESLSAYILRCRMEKAAQLLTTTNMRVADIATEVGYQKTQYFIHIFKDSYGCTPQVFRNR, encoded by the coding sequence ATGAATGTGTTGATCGTTGACGATGAAGAGTACGTGTTGGACTTTCTGGAGTCGGATATTCCTTGGGGCAGTCTAGGAGTGAAGCAGGTGTTTCGAGCTCAGTCCGCAGACGAAGCGCTGCAGCACATCTCCCTGTATCCCATTCCTATTGTGATCAGTGACATCCGCATGCCTGAACGTGACGGAATCGAGTTGATAACGGAAATTCTTGAACGGGACTCGGCCGTTAAGGTCATTCTGTTATCCGGCCACTCTGATTTCGAGTATGCTAAACAAGCTCTCAAATTAGGGGCTTCCGATTATTTGCTAAAGCCGGCGACAGTAGAGGAAATCACCGATTGCCTGAGTAAGGTCATAGAGCAATTCCAAGAAGAGAAGCAGCAGAAGGAGAATCTTATTGTAGCAAGGGAAGTACTTCAACTGGGAGCATCCCGCATGCGAGAGCATGTTTTACTGGATTTACTGTTAGGCAAGAAGCTTACTCAAAAGGAACAACGCCGTCACTTGAATGCGCTGAATATCAAGGTAGAGGAGAATGACTTGTGCTTTCTCGCTTTGCTGCGCATCGAAACCGGTCTCGAAGAGATGGCCAGAGAGGACTATGAGTTGTTCAGCTATGCGCTTCTGAATATGACGGAAGAAATTATTAATGAGCGTGTCGGGCAAGACCCCTCCCTCTGGTCCTGCAAGGACCCTCACCGTTTTATCGTAGCACTCCTTCCTGTCCAAACCAGTCAAGACTATGAAGCCTTCGTTCGCAAGTGGGAGAGACTGCAGCGAGAGGTTCGCCACTTTTTTAAACAAAACCGAACGGTATCCATCTTCTTGACATCCATCTTTCCTTTTGGACAAGGTATTCACCAACGCTATACCGAAGCGGTAAATGATTTCTGGCTCTCTATTGGCACGCAGAGGGACGTGTTGCATACCGCCGATCAGTCACAGGAGAAGCGTGCGGAGAAGTCGCTAAAGCCCCTGAGCCGTTTACACCTATCGCCTACTATTCAACAGTTGATGGATACAGCTAACTGGAATGAAATTCCAGAAAGGCTCGATTTTATACTGGACGAATTGATTCTGCCGGACTTTCATACCCAACACCACCTTCTGGAGGTGGCCTACTATCTGTTCGGGTGCTTTTCTTACATCGCCCATAAGCAAGGTGATTCCTTCGCGGACATGGTGAGCGTCCCGGTGCTCGAGAACGGCTCCTTAATGTTCCAGTCGCCCGAGAACATCAAGGAATGGGGAATGCCGCTGATTGATCAATTTCAGCGCTCCCTTCGCGACGTTACGATCAACCAGAATCATATCGTGAAACAAATTCAAGATTTTGTAGAACAACATTTACACGATGACGTCTCGTTAAATCGCCTTGGCGGACATGTGTATCTACATCCAGTCTATCTCTCGCGCCTGTACAAGAAAAAAACCGGGGAGAGCTTATCCGCTTACATCCTGCGTTGCCGTATGGAAAAGGCGGCTCAGCTTCTGACTACGACCAATATGCGGGTAGCCGACATCGCAACGGAAGTCGGGTATCAGAAGACGCAATATTTTATTCATATCTTCAAGGATTCCTACGGTTGCACCCCTCAAGTTTTTCGGAATCGATAA
- a CDS encoding type 2 periplasmic-binding domain-containing protein, which produces MRKNKGVALALMASMIGVVGCSSNSVSNSNSPAASAYTGSSSPKAQENITITTARTLGSDYVFMNGEDINNNVHTKWAKEKLGITLKELWDVPTADAYTTKLRLTLTTNDQLPDVFVLTDENLIANLMESGKVKDISADFEKYASERIKKLYADNNSVFNQVKKGNQVLALPLLAGGDSTNPVLWVRQDWLDKLNLKAPKTLDEFEKVMDAFTNNDPDGNGKKDTFGFAVSGKNGYSNWMSDASFIFGASSGKFIPNMWYKGDDGTLKYGSVQPEMKQGLAKLQDWFKKGYLDPELAANDEVKATEAFVQGKAGMVAAPNYSKTWPLGDVKKASPNAKLGVYPLPTGVDGKSARYQGPVNEKRVMMFNKDFKYMDAFFKYLDRIYDFQYETGDFKLGWYENYDYAMVDGKPVYDGKKFPTPVDKLPTPAKYTLFGNSPDIPFKLSTDADYIAKGGEPKTRQQISLAQSGKDDVGVIAKAINFQLKNTNAPSLFNGSPTETMKNKGDSLKTMELEAYTKIIYGKDPLDKFDSFVADWKSKGGDQVTKEVNDWYKSIGGK; this is translated from the coding sequence ATGAGAAAGAACAAAGGGGTCGCACTTGCCTTGATGGCTTCCATGATCGGGGTTGTAGGATGCAGTTCCAACAGTGTATCAAATTCCAACTCACCGGCGGCGTCCGCTTACACAGGTTCGTCCAGTCCCAAGGCCCAGGAAAACATCACCATTACCACCGCACGAACCTTAGGCTCGGATTATGTGTTTATGAATGGCGAAGACATTAATAACAACGTCCATACCAAGTGGGCGAAAGAGAAGCTGGGCATCACGCTGAAGGAACTCTGGGATGTCCCGACCGCCGATGCGTATACGACTAAGCTGCGCCTCACCCTTACTACCAACGATCAACTACCGGACGTCTTTGTGCTCACGGACGAAAATTTGATCGCAAATTTGATGGAGTCCGGCAAGGTGAAGGACATCAGCGCTGACTTCGAGAAATACGCAAGTGAACGTATTAAGAAGCTGTATGCTGACAACAACTCGGTGTTTAACCAAGTGAAGAAGGGCAATCAAGTGCTGGCGCTTCCGCTGTTAGCTGGAGGGGACAGCACGAACCCGGTGCTTTGGGTACGCCAGGACTGGTTGGACAAGCTCAACTTGAAAGCACCGAAGACGTTAGACGAGTTTGAGAAGGTCATGGATGCTTTTACGAACAATGATCCGGATGGTAACGGTAAAAAGGATACATTCGGCTTCGCGGTGTCCGGCAAGAACGGGTACTCGAACTGGATGTCGGATGCCAGCTTCATTTTTGGAGCATCCTCAGGTAAATTTATCCCGAATATGTGGTACAAAGGGGACGACGGCACGCTGAAATACGGCTCCGTTCAACCTGAGATGAAACAAGGCCTCGCGAAGCTTCAAGACTGGTTCAAGAAGGGGTATCTGGACCCGGAACTCGCAGCGAATGATGAAGTGAAGGCAACGGAAGCGTTTGTTCAGGGCAAAGCCGGCATGGTTGCCGCTCCGAATTATTCCAAGACATGGCCGCTTGGCGATGTGAAGAAGGCAAGTCCGAACGCCAAGCTTGGTGTGTACCCTCTTCCGACAGGAGTTGACGGCAAATCCGCTCGCTACCAGGGGCCGGTCAATGAGAAGAGAGTCATGATGTTCAACAAAGATTTCAAATACATGGATGCTTTCTTCAAGTATTTGGACCGCATTTACGACTTTCAGTATGAAACTGGCGACTTCAAGCTCGGCTGGTACGAAAACTACGATTACGCGATGGTAGATGGGAAGCCCGTTTATGACGGCAAAAAGTTCCCTACTCCGGTGGATAAATTGCCTACGCCTGCCAAGTACACGTTGTTCGGCAACTCGCCAGATATTCCGTTCAAGCTATCGACTGACGCGGATTACATTGCGAAGGGCGGAGAGCCGAAAACAAGGCAACAAATTTCTCTTGCTCAATCAGGCAAAGATGATGTAGGGGTTATCGCAAAGGCAATCAACTTCCAGCTAAAGAACACCAACGCTCCAAGCCTATTTAATGGTTCTCCCACCGAAACCATGAAGAACAAGGGTGATAGCTTGAAGACTATGGAACTGGAAGCCTATACGAAAATTATTTACGGCAAAGACCCTCTGGATAAGTTCGATTCTTTCGTGGCTGATTGGAAGAGCAAGGGCGGCGATCAGGTAACGAAGGAAGTCAATGACTGGTATAAAAGCATTGGCGGCAAATAA
- a CDS encoding aspartyl-phosphate phosphatase Spo0E family protein — protein MKRLTQIRREIERKRAEMYNICQQYGYTSLKALKKSQELDQLLNIFQQEHIMKQSDVG, from the coding sequence GTGAAAAGATTAACTCAAATTCGTCGAGAGATAGAACGCAAAAGGGCCGAAATGTATAACATTTGCCAGCAGTACGGTTATACGTCACTAAAGGCTTTGAAAAAGTCACAGGAACTAGATCAACTGTTAAATATATTTCAGCAGGAACATATCATGAAACAAAGTGATGTTGGATAG